One stretch of Juglans microcarpa x Juglans regia isolate MS1-56 chromosome 3D, Jm3101_v1.0, whole genome shotgun sequence DNA includes these proteins:
- the LOC121254390 gene encoding uncharacterized protein LOC121254390 gives MGITKYFNLQMIPWCLHLMGRHASCVHFRTDHDLEPAVRNIKLIKSDGLVKIYHRPIHVSELMVEFPKHLVCRADSFYIGQKIPALSEDDQLQLGHKYFLLPKHFFQSVLSFVTIASFASSLPESSSPLSSSSSSSPVAKDTRNAFVKKAATCQPFDLQKTPSGCLRIRVSDEFISQLLEEGNNGEDEKNHESSSKSKSIVCTTPQLQKEYAQLVGSRRWEPKLEPIREKEKRKLSSFGMKRRKKSQSKGPQKTVRSEHHLHVTCSTKPPSKAKMKIKSRK, from the coding sequence ATGGGTATCACCAAATACTTCAATCTTCAGATGATTCCATGGTGTTTACACTTAATGGGAAGGCATGCCTCCTGCGTGCACTTCCGCACGGATCACGATCTAGAACCTGCGGTCCGGAACATAAAGCTGATCAAATCTGACGGCCTCGTCAAGATCTATCACCGTCCTATCCACGTCTCAGAGCTCATGGTGGAGTTCCCAAAGCATCTGGTTTGCCGCGCCGATTCGTTTTACATTGGCCAGAAGATTCCAGCTCTTTCCGAGGACGACCAGCTTCAGCTTGGACACAAGTATTTTCTACTTCCCAAGCATTTCTTTCAGTCTGTCCTGTCATTCGTGACCATAGCCTCATTTGCCTCCTCTCTTCCCGAATCATCATCCCCGCTTTCGTCTTCGTCGTCGTCTTCGCCGGTCGCGAAAGACACGAGAAATGCGTTTGTTAAGAAAGCAGCCACTTGCCAACCTTTTGATTTGCAGAAAACCCCATCTGGGTGTCTAAGGATACGCGTCTCGGACGAGTTCATATCGCAGTTGTTGGAAGAAGGGAATAACGGAGAGGATGAAAAGAATCATGAGAGCTCAAGCAAATCTAAGAGTATAGTATGCACTACGCCTCAGTTGCAGAAGGAGTACGCACAGCTTGTTGGGTCACGTCGATGGGAGCCGAAGCTTGAACCGataagggagaaagagaagagaaaactcTCTTCATTTGGgatgaagagaaggaagaaatctCAATCGAAAGGACCTCAAAAGACTGTCAGATCAGAACACCACCTTCATGTAACTTGTAGTACCAAGCCTCCTTCAAAAGCCAAGATGAAGATTAAATCGAgaaaataa